A window from Candidatus Eisenbacteria bacterium encodes these proteins:
- a CDS encoding cysteine rich repeat-containing protein, producing the protein MRKKAIVVVAFAALALVRWATPAGAQMMACAADREKFCSGVPMGGGRIAACLQEHAAQLSDACKTAMIAHAK; encoded by the coding sequence ATGAGGAAGAAGGCTATCGTCGTCGTCGCCTTCGCTGCGCTGGCGCTCGTGCGGTGGGCGACGCCCGCGGGCGCACAGATGATGGCCTGTGCGGCGGATCGGGAGAAGTTCTGCAGCGGCGTTCCGATGGGTGGCGGACGCATCGCGGCGTGTCTGCAGGAGCACGCCGCGCAGCTCTCCGACGCCTGCAAGACCGCGATGATCGCGCACGCGAAGTAG
- a CDS encoding GlxA family transcriptional regulator — MKRTTEAQVRTVAMLAYPGAVMLDVIGPLEVFARAGEAAVEKGRAPLCPYRIEVLAPKPGPLTTQSGVGLVADRGIRSVTGGIDTLLVAGGRGTSDMIGNATVLEWIRRIAPRVRRLGSVCSGTFILAAAGLLDGRRATTHWAWCDALAKMFPKVEVDRDPIFVRDGNIYSSAGVTAGMDLALALVEEDLGRDVALETARHLVLFLRRPGGQSQFSAQLSVQAADRQPIRELLSWIVDHPDADLAVETLARRVAMSPRHFARVFTREVGMTPARYVEKVRVEAARRRLEESPHGVDAIADACGFGTAETMRRAFLRTLHVPPTAYRGRFRSALVH; from the coding sequence ATGAAGCGTACCACCGAGGCTCAGGTCCGCACCGTGGCGATGCTCGCGTACCCCGGAGCCGTCATGCTCGACGTCATCGGTCCGCTCGAGGTCTTCGCGCGCGCCGGGGAAGCCGCGGTCGAGAAGGGACGCGCGCCGCTCTGCCCGTATCGCATCGAGGTCCTCGCGCCGAAGCCAGGTCCCCTGACGACGCAATCGGGCGTCGGGCTCGTCGCCGATCGCGGCATCCGGTCGGTCACGGGCGGCATCGACACGCTCCTCGTCGCGGGCGGCCGCGGCACGAGCGACATGATCGGCAACGCGACCGTGCTTGAGTGGATCCGCCGCATCGCGCCGCGCGTCCGGCGGCTGGGGTCGGTGTGCTCGGGGACGTTCATCCTGGCCGCGGCGGGCCTGCTCGACGGGCGGCGCGCCACCACGCATTGGGCCTGGTGCGACGCCCTGGCGAAGATGTTCCCCAAGGTCGAGGTCGACCGCGACCCGATCTTCGTCCGCGACGGCAACATCTACTCGTCGGCGGGCGTCACGGCGGGCATGGACCTCGCGCTGGCGCTCGTCGAGGAGGACCTCGGGCGGGACGTCGCGCTCGAAACGGCACGCCACCTCGTGCTCTTCCTGCGCCGCCCCGGCGGACAGTCGCAGTTCAGCGCGCAGCTCTCCGTGCAGGCGGCCGATCGCCAACCCATCCGCGAGCTCCTGTCGTGGATCGTGGACCACCCGGACGCCGACCTCGCGGTGGAGACGCTCGCGCGCCGCGTCGCCATGAGCCCGCGCCACTTCGCGCGCGTCTTCACGCGCGAGGTCGGCATGACGCCGGCGCGCTACGTCGAGAAGGTCCGCGTCGAAGCGGCTCGGCGCCGGCTCGAGGAATCGCCCCACGGCGTCGACGCGATCGCCGACGCGTGCGGCTTCGGAACCGCCGAGACGATGCGACGCGCCTTCCTGCGCACGCTGCACGTCCCACCCACCGCCTACCGCGGCCGCTTCCGCTCCGCGCTCGTGCACTGA
- a CDS encoding DJ-1/PfpI family protein, with protein MTTGIVLFDNAEELDFAGPWEVFTMAAMLKGEGRVVMIAEHDRPVRCNKGMRVVPDHTFADAPALDVVLVPGGQGTVVEMENPVLLEWLRRVGGRAKWVTSVCTGAAVLHAAGFARGKRVTTHWMYADVLEQRGEVTVMRGCRYVRDGNVVTAAGVSAGIDMALWLVGQLYDAEFARQVQRAIEYDPAPPYTAHV; from the coding sequence ATGACCACCGGAATCGTACTGTTCGACAACGCCGAGGAGCTCGACTTCGCCGGGCCGTGGGAGGTCTTCACCATGGCGGCGATGCTGAAGGGCGAGGGCCGGGTCGTCATGATCGCCGAGCACGATCGGCCCGTGCGCTGCAACAAGGGCATGCGTGTCGTCCCCGACCACACCTTCGCCGACGCACCGGCGCTCGACGTCGTGCTCGTGCCCGGCGGCCAGGGCACGGTCGTCGAGATGGAGAACCCGGTGCTGCTCGAGTGGCTGCGCCGGGTCGGCGGCCGCGCGAAGTGGGTGACGAGCGTCTGCACCGGCGCCGCCGTCCTGCACGCGGCCGGTTTCGCACGCGGAAAACGCGTCACGACCCACTGGATGTACGCCGACGTGCTCGAGCAGCGCGGCGAGGTGACCGTCATGCGCGGCTGCCGCTACGTCCGCGACGGCAACGTCGTCACGGCGGCCGGGGTGTCGGCGGGCATCGACATGGCACTCTGGCTCGTCGGGCAGCTCTACGACGCGGAGTTCGCGCGCCAGGTGCAGCGCGCCATCGAGTACGATCCCGCGCCGCCCTACACCGCCCACGTCTGA
- a CDS encoding LLM class F420-dependent oxidoreductase: protein MDLGRVGIWHFLDIFPTPVAQEAAREIEELGFKTLWIPEALGREAFTHSALLLAGTRSLVVATGIANVWGRDAMAMSAAQKTLAEAFPDRFLLGMGVSHAPLVAGMRGHNYDKPLSYLRAYLDAMDSALFMAASPTSPPPRVIAALHPKSLELARERAWGSHPYFVPPEHTARARKILGPGKLLAPEQAVVFEKDPGRARAIARTHMATYLGLPNYVRNLLALGFTQDDVGSGGSDKLVDAIVAWGGIDAVAARVKAHHAAGADHVCVQVLRENPAELPREEWREIAALLR from the coding sequence ATGGACCTCGGACGCGTCGGCATCTGGCACTTCCTCGACATCTTCCCCACGCCGGTGGCGCAGGAGGCCGCGCGCGAGATCGAAGAGCTCGGCTTCAAGACGCTGTGGATTCCGGAAGCGCTCGGGCGCGAGGCCTTCACGCATTCGGCCCTGCTGCTCGCCGGAACCCGGAGTCTCGTCGTCGCGACCGGCATCGCGAACGTGTGGGGCCGCGATGCCATGGCGATGTCGGCCGCGCAGAAGACGCTCGCGGAGGCATTCCCCGACCGCTTCCTGCTCGGCATGGGCGTCTCGCACGCGCCGCTCGTCGCCGGCATGCGCGGTCACAACTACGACAAGCCGCTCTCGTACCTGCGGGCGTACCTCGACGCGATGGACTCGGCCCTCTTCATGGCCGCGTCACCGACCTCGCCGCCGCCCCGTGTGATCGCCGCGCTCCACCCGAAGAGCCTCGAACTCGCCCGCGAGCGCGCGTGGGGATCGCATCCGTACTTCGTGCCACCCGAGCACACGGCGCGGGCGCGCAAGATCCTCGGGCCCGGCAAGCTGCTCGCGCCCGAGCAGGCCGTCGTCTTCGAGAAGGATCCGGGCCGCGCGCGCGCGATCGCGCGCACCCACATGGCCACCTACCTCGGGCTCCCGAACTACGTCCGCAACCTCCTTGCCCTCGGCTTCACGCAGGACGACGTCGGCAGCGGCGGCAGCGACAAGCTGGTCGACGCGATCGTCGCGTGGGGCGGCATCGACGCCGTCGCGGCGCGCGTGAAGGCGCATCATGCGGCCGGCGCCGATCACGTCTGCGTGCAGGTCCTGCGCGAGAACCCCGCCGAGCTGCCGCGAGAGGAGTGGCGCGAGATCGCGGCGCTACTGCGCTAG
- a CDS encoding MBL fold metallo-hydrolase yields MRLGVALLVCVVIGSAGASPPHHTAGGFQNLAPTDHGGLDVTLPFFARRVWTTITGRSGRPPVVSNDGVFLRDNARHSIPTVTWIGHSTVLVQMDGVTFLTDPIWSERASPFSFAGPKRLVEPGLPLEALPPIDFVVVSHSHYDHTDVPTLVALARLGPTRFFVPLGLGALLREAGVENVEELDWWDARPVGRVVVHCVPAQHWSARSPFDRNETLWGGWVVSGPTRRFYYAGDTGYFTGFGEIGERLGPFDLAAVPIGAYEPAAMMHWMHMNPEEAVRAAADLRASRVIGVHYGTFDLTDEPPDEPPGRFHTAAAALGRPADDTWTPPVGETRPW; encoded by the coding sequence GTGCGCCTCGGAGTCGCCCTTCTCGTGTGCGTCGTCATCGGCAGCGCCGGCGCGAGCCCCCCGCATCACACCGCAGGCGGGTTCCAGAACCTCGCCCCCACCGACCACGGCGGCCTCGACGTCACGCTCCCGTTCTTCGCGCGGCGCGTGTGGACCACCATCACGGGCCGCTCCGGCAGGCCACCCGTCGTTTCCAACGACGGCGTGTTCCTGCGCGACAACGCCCGGCACAGCATCCCGACGGTCACGTGGATCGGGCACTCGACCGTGCTCGTGCAGATGGACGGCGTCACGTTCCTCACCGACCCCATCTGGTCCGAGCGCGCGAGCCCCTTCTCGTTCGCGGGCCCGAAGCGGCTCGTCGAACCGGGCCTCCCGCTCGAAGCCCTACCCCCGATCGACTTCGTCGTCGTGTCGCACTCGCACTACGACCACACCGACGTGCCGACGCTGGTCGCGCTCGCCCGCCTCGGACCGACGCGCTTCTTCGTTCCGCTCGGCCTCGGCGCCCTCTTGCGCGAGGCCGGCGTCGAGAACGTCGAGGAGCTCGACTGGTGGGACGCGCGCCCCGTCGGGCGCGTCGTCGTGCATTGCGTGCCGGCGCAGCACTGGAGCGCGCGCAGCCCCTTCGATCGGAACGAGACGCTGTGGGGTGGCTGGGTCGTGAGCGGCCCCACGCGCCGCTTCTACTACGCAGGGGACACGGGATACTTCACCGGCTTCGGCGAGATCGGAGAGCGGCTCGGCCCCTTCGACCTTGCCGCCGTTCCGATCGGTGCCTACGAGCCCGCCGCAATGATGCACTGGATGCACATGAACCCCGAAGAGGCCGTGCGCGCCGCCGCCGATCTGCGCGCGAGCCGTGTGATCGGCGTCCACTACGGGACGTTCGACCTCACCGACGAGCCCCCGGACGAACCGCCGGGCCGCTTCCACACCGCGGCCGCAGCGCTGGGTCGCCCCGCCGACGACACCTGGACGCCGCCCGTCGGCGAAACGCGTCCCTGGTGA
- a CDS encoding cyclase family protein translates to MPENRAAPSTAEVRAFHRTLSNWGRWGERDQLGALNLITPEKRVAAAALVRTGRTVSCARALPTEPSADNPSPVVHLMTGTATEHYGGDYFALAPHGFATTHIDALCHIFHDGMLYNGYPIERVTAHGALELGIHELRDGVVSRGVLLDVPRALGVAYLEPGQPIFPDDLERTERQRGVGVEEGDILLVATGRWTCRDERGPWDSRERLAGLDASCLPWLRERGVAALGCDGVSDVLPSRVDGVVLPIHTVAIVAMGLHLLDNLDLRRLGEVCGAERRWAFLLSIAPLVLRRGTASPVNPIAIF, encoded by the coding sequence ATGCCGGAGAATCGCGCTGCGCCGTCGACTGCAGAGGTGAGGGCGTTCCACCGGACTCTTTCCAATTGGGGACGCTGGGGAGAGCGCGATCAGTTGGGGGCTCTGAACCTCATCACGCCGGAGAAGCGCGTCGCGGCGGCAGCACTCGTCCGGACGGGACGGACGGTGTCGTGCGCGCGGGCGCTTCCGACCGAGCCCAGCGCGGACAATCCGAGCCCGGTCGTGCACCTCATGACGGGAACGGCGACCGAGCACTACGGCGGCGACTACTTCGCGCTCGCGCCGCACGGCTTCGCCACCACGCACATCGACGCCCTGTGCCACATCTTCCACGACGGGATGCTCTACAACGGCTACCCGATCGAGCGCGTGACGGCGCACGGTGCGCTCGAGCTCGGCATCCACGAGCTGCGCGACGGCGTCGTCTCCCGCGGCGTGCTGCTCGACGTGCCGCGCGCCCTCGGCGTCGCCTACCTCGAGCCGGGGCAGCCGATCTTCCCGGACGACCTCGAGCGCACGGAGCGTCAGCGCGGCGTGGGCGTCGAGGAAGGCGACATCCTGCTCGTCGCCACCGGTCGCTGGACGTGCCGCGACGAGCGCGGACCGTGGGATTCACGAGAGCGCCTGGCCGGGCTCGATGCATCGTGTCTGCCGTGGCTGCGCGAGCGCGGGGTCGCGGCCCTCGGCTGCGACGGCGTCTCCGACGTCCTGCCGTCGCGCGTCGACGGCGTCGTGCTCCCGATCCACACGGTCGCGATCGTCGCGATGGGGCTCCACCTGCTCGACAATCTCGACCTCCGCCGTCTGGGAGAGGTCTGTGGCGCGGAGCGCCGCTGGGCGTTTCTGCTCTCGATCGCGCCGCTCGTGTTGCGCCGCGGGACGGCCTCGCCGGTGAACCCGATCGCGATCTTCTAG
- a CDS encoding transglycosylase SLT domain-containing protein, translating into MAWFTRRGLGGCWWGGGAAAVASLVVILTPRVGVANESTVFTTPPGMAPAVRFWVDAFTRYGRNDVAIVDRVEPGVVYEVVRDVAPGDARLVRERLAAVADLLTAAAVRRPDAHLLFGVQPANVEALGRLRIQRGLRETFAQGVAAERLFRPAVHRALADAGLPLDLAALPLVESAYHPGRTSEAGASGLWQLTPEVAEKYLDVGGKSDQRRDPFRASLAAARYLRDLYDQFESWPLAITAYNHGPTGIERARQTAGTDDLGEIVRRYDGPGFGFASRSYYAEFLAARQVLGHVPAYFPELTRARMVSYRVKRGDTLERVAKRHGVSIPSLRVTNGIRSAMIRPGQVLLIRL; encoded by the coding sequence GGTTCACACGCCGCGGTCTGGGGGGTTGCTGGTGGGGTGGAGGGGCGGCCGCGGTCGCATCGCTCGTAGTGATCCTGACGCCGCGCGTCGGCGTCGCGAACGAGAGCACAGTCTTCACGACGCCTCCCGGCATGGCGCCGGCGGTGCGATTCTGGGTCGACGCCTTCACCCGTTACGGCCGGAACGACGTCGCGATCGTCGACCGGGTCGAGCCCGGCGTCGTGTACGAAGTCGTCCGCGACGTCGCTCCGGGGGACGCTCGCCTCGTCCGCGAGCGCCTCGCGGCCGTCGCCGATCTCCTGACGGCGGCCGCGGTCCGGAGACCGGACGCCCACCTGCTCTTCGGGGTGCAACCCGCGAACGTCGAGGCGTTGGGGCGCCTTCGCATCCAGCGGGGCCTGCGCGAGACGTTCGCCCAGGGTGTGGCGGCCGAGCGGCTCTTCCGCCCTGCCGTCCACCGGGCGCTCGCCGACGCGGGCCTCCCCCTCGATCTCGCGGCGCTCCCGCTCGTCGAGTCGGCATATCATCCGGGCCGGACGTCCGAGGCCGGCGCGAGCGGGCTCTGGCAGCTCACGCCGGAGGTGGCCGAGAAGTACCTCGACGTCGGGGGCAAGTCCGACCAACGGCGGGACCCGTTTCGCGCGAGCCTCGCCGCCGCCCGCTACCTGCGGGATCTCTACGACCAGTTCGAGAGCTGGCCCCTCGCCATCACGGCCTACAACCACGGCCCGACGGGCATCGAGCGCGCGCGTCAGACGGCCGGCACCGACGACCTCGGCGAGATCGTCCGTCGGTACGACGGCCCGGGCTTCGGCTTCGCGTCGAGGAGCTACTACGCCGAGTTCCTCGCCGCCCGGCAGGTCCTGGGGCACGTGCCGGCGTACTTCCCCGAGCTGACGCGGGCCCGCATGGTCAGCTATCGCGTGAAGCGGGGCGACACGCTCGAGCGCGTCGCCAAGCGCCATGGCGTCTCGATTCCCTCGCTGCGCGTCACGAACGGAATCCGGTCGGCGATGATCCGTCCGGGCCAGGTGCTGCTCATCCGTCTGTAG